A stretch of Eleutherodactylus coqui strain aEleCoq1 chromosome 2, aEleCoq1.hap1, whole genome shotgun sequence DNA encodes these proteins:
- the TMEM229A gene encoding transmembrane protein 229A, producing the protein MGRNQGAWRRQVVRARVKAPSVPISQPLPVWMRLYFYGMHGLTLDVLSSCIRRFPHCQDYKLLGFSSPYRCLLHALAHLALEKIYLQRKSFPDNALAFHFVFYPSVFVGLQILLRRTLLQCCPQDRALSAAELGLQYALAIYYSQVFLRSFLRLQYQSWEGQGGVWAHAGHRLPLVLRFIFFGMHGFMDEVFFTSAFNLLEKPGGPVSGHTSLWSFFMYGSCSLMVEKLFFYLCYGRGWGAWRRIPVYILFAYTWEFSWGLGLRTCNACSWDYSHYPLNFMGLITLMYLPGWVFLSFYQDLLSKVLLRIRYV; encoded by the coding sequence ATGGGCAGAAACCAGGGAGCCTGGAGGCGGCAGGTGGTGAGAGCCCGAGTCAAGGCTCCCTCCGTGCCCATCTCCCAGCCTCTGCCAGTATGGATGAGGCTGTATTTCTACGGCATGCACGGCCTGACCCTGGATGTGCTGAGCTCCTGCATACGGCGCTTCCCCCATTGCCAGGACTACAAGCTGCTGGGCTTCTCCTCGCCATACCGCTGCCTGCTGCATGCCCTCGCCCACCTGGCCCTGGAGAAGATCTACCTGCAGAGGAAGAGCTTCCCCGACAATGCCCTGGCATTCCACTTTGTCTTCTACCCGTCGGTGTTCGTAGGCCTGCAGATCCTGCTCCGGAGGACGCTGCTGCAGTGCTGCCCCCAGGACCGGGCACTGAGTGCGGCAGAGCTGGGGCTGCAGTACGCCCTGGCCATCTACTACTCACAAGTGTTCCTCCGGAGCTTCTTGAGGCTGCAGTACCAGAGCTGGGAGGGGCAGGGAGGAGTGTGGGCACACGCTGGGCACCGGTTACCTCTCGTCCTGCGCTTCATCTTCTTTGGCATGCACGGCTTCATGGATGAAGTCTTCTTCACGTCCGCCTTCAACCTGCTGGAGAAGCCCGGGGGGCCGGTGAGCGGTCACACGTCCCTGTGGTCCTTCTTTATGTACGGCAGCTGCAGTCTGATGGTGGAGAAGCTCTTCTTCTACCTGTGCTATGGCCGAGGCTGGGGGGCCTGGAGGAGGATCCCTGTCTACATCCTCTTCGCCTACACCTGGGAGTTCTCCTGGGGTCTTGGGCTGCGCACCTGTAATGCTTGTTCCTGGGATTACTCTCATTATCCTCTGAACTTCATGGGACTGATAACCCTCATGTACTTACCAGGGTGGGTATTTCTCAGCTTCTACCAGGACCTGCTGTCCAAGGTGCTGCTCCGCATCCGTTATGTATAG